The following proteins come from a genomic window of Endomicrobiales bacterium:
- the hrcA gene encoding heat-inducible transcriptional repressor HrcA produces MRQIAPKTLEDRKRKVLQAVIHQYIKTAKPVGSKVLIEEHGFDLSPATIRNIMADLENAGYLSHPHTSAGRIPTDKGYRLYVDSLFELQKLVISEKERITKGYHGKVKELQDVLMQTSHVLSGLSKYYGFVLAPKNEVNCLKHIELIPISDSQLLAIMVTDTGIVKHHIVNSIVNREKIAYVNKLLNKKMCGMSMAEAKKNIAYKIAEAEQEHKEVLMLAKNIGKDIFDLDEELYIDGALNILSLPEFRDYEPMRCLLKIGDEKKILSQAVGKDFLKDGVNVLIGAETECKELANFSVISAVYKDGEKPLGVLGIVGPKRMEYAKMMSIVGTVTEIVNKMLGKMGE; encoded by the coding sequence ATGCGTCAAATAGCTCCAAAAACTTTAGAGGATAGAAAAAGAAAGGTCTTGCAAGCCGTAATTCACCAGTATATTAAAACTGCAAAACCTGTCGGTTCAAAAGTACTTATAGAAGAACATGGTTTTGACCTCTCACCTGCAACAATAAGAAATATAATGGCTGACCTTGAAAATGCAGGTTATCTTAGCCACCCGCATACTTCCGCAGGGCGTATTCCAACAGATAAAGGTTATCGATTGTATGTTGACTCGCTCTTTGAGCTCCAAAAACTTGTAATTTCTGAAAAAGAACGAATAACAAAAGGGTACCACGGCAAGGTTAAAGAGTTACAAGATGTGCTTATGCAAACATCTCATGTGCTTTCAGGGCTTTCTAAGTATTATGGTTTTGTACTTGCGCCAAAAAATGAAGTTAACTGTTTAAAGCATATAGAGTTAATACCTATTTCAGATTCACAATTGCTTGCTATAATGGTAACTGACACAGGTATTGTTAAGCACCACATTGTTAACTCGATTGTTAACCGTGAAAAGATTGCATATGTAAATAAACTACTTAATAAGAAAATGTGCGGCATGAGTATGGCCGAAGCAAAAAAGAATATTGCATATAAAATAGCAGAGGCCGAGCAGGAACATAAAGAAGTTTTAATGCTTGCAAAAAACATAGGAAAGGACATCTTTGATCTTGATGAGGAATTATATATTGATGGTGCTTTAAATATTTTATCTCTTCCAGAGTTTAGAGATTATGAGCCAATGCGATGTTTGTTAAAAATAGGTGATGAAAAGAAAATTTTATCGCAAGCGGTTGGGAAAGATTTTCTTAAAGATGGTGTAAATGTGCTCATTGGTGCAGAAACTGAGTGCAAGGAGTTGGCAAACTTTAGTGTGATAAGCGCTGTTTATAAAGATGGAGAAAAACCACTTGGTGTTTTAGGTATAGTTGGTCCAAAAAGAATGGAATACGCTAAGATGATGTCTATAGTTGGCACGGTAACAGAGATTGTAAATAAAATGCTAGGTAAGATGGGAGAGTAA